The proteins below come from a single Streptomyces sp. MRC013 genomic window:
- a CDS encoding phosphocholine cytidylyltransferase family protein, whose product MIGLVLAAGAGRRLRPHTDTLPKALVPVDGDKTVLDLTLANFAEVGLTEAAIVVGYRKEAVYERRAALEAAYGVKLTLIDNDKAEEWNNAYSLWCARDALREGAILANGDTVHPVSVEQTLLAARGGDRRIILALDTVKPLADEEMKVVAEDGLGVRRITKLMDPAAATGEYIGVTLIEPEAAGDLADALRTTFERDPDLYYEDGYQELVHRGFRIDVAPVGDVRWVEIDNHDDLAKGREIACLY is encoded by the coding sequence ATGATCGGCCTCGTACTCGCAGCCGGTGCCGGACGGCGTCTGCGTCCCCACACCGACACGCTTCCGAAGGCCCTCGTGCCGGTCGACGGGGACAAGACCGTCCTCGACCTCACCCTCGCCAACTTCGCCGAGGTCGGCCTCACCGAGGCCGCGATCGTCGTCGGCTACCGCAAGGAGGCCGTGTACGAGCGCAGGGCCGCCCTGGAGGCCGCGTACGGGGTGAAGCTCACCCTGATCGACAACGACAAGGCCGAGGAGTGGAACAACGCCTACTCCCTGTGGTGCGCCCGCGACGCGCTGCGGGAGGGCGCGATCCTCGCCAACGGCGACACCGTCCACCCCGTCTCCGTCGAGCAGACCCTCCTGGCGGCCCGCGGCGGCGACCGGCGGATCATCCTCGCCCTCGACACGGTGAAGCCCCTCGCCGACGAGGAGATGAAGGTCGTCGCCGAGGACGGCCTCGGCGTCCGCCGCATCACCAAGCTCATGGACCCGGCCGCCGCCACCGGCGAGTACATCGGCGTCACCCTCATCGAGCCGGAGGCCGCCGGCGACCTCGCCGACGCCCTGAGGACCACCTTCGAGCGCGACCCCGACCTGTACTACGAGGACGGCTACCAGGAGCTCGTCCACCGCGGCTTCCGGATCGACGTGGCCCCCGTCGGAGACGTCCGCTGGGTGGAGATCGACAACCACGACGACCTGGCGAAGGGCCGTGAGATCGCGTGCCTGTACTGA
- a CDS encoding glycosyltransferase, translating into MKLGAVIITMGDRPDDLNALIESVARQEGEPVEVVVVGNGAPVRGVPGWVRTVEVPENLGIPGGRNVGIEAFGPDGSDVDVLLFLDDDGLLPERNTAELVRRAFAADPRLGILSFRIADPETGVTQRRHVPRLRASDPMRSSRVTTFLGGASAVRTKVVEQVGPLPGEFFYAHEETDLAWRALDAGWTIEYRSDMVLHHPTTAPSRHAVYHRMVARNRVWLARRNLPAPLVPVYVGVWLLLTLLRRPSGAALKAWFGGFREGWTTPCGPRRPMRWRTVWRLTRLGRPPVI; encoded by the coding sequence GTGAAGCTCGGTGCCGTCATCATCACCATGGGCGACCGCCCCGACGACCTGAACGCCCTGATCGAGTCCGTCGCCCGCCAGGAGGGCGAGCCGGTCGAGGTCGTCGTCGTCGGCAACGGCGCCCCCGTCCGCGGGGTCCCCGGCTGGGTCCGCACCGTCGAGGTGCCCGAGAACCTGGGCATCCCCGGCGGCCGCAACGTCGGCATCGAGGCGTTCGGGCCCGACGGCTCCGACGTCGACGTGCTGCTCTTCCTCGACGACGACGGGCTGCTGCCCGAGAGGAACACCGCGGAGCTGGTCCGGCGGGCGTTCGCCGCCGACCCGCGGCTGGGCATCCTCAGCTTCCGCATCGCCGACCCGGAGACCGGGGTCACGCAGCGGCGGCACGTGCCCCGGCTGCGCGCCTCCGACCCGATGAGGTCCTCCCGCGTCACGACGTTCCTCGGCGGCGCGAGCGCGGTGCGCACCAAGGTCGTCGAGCAGGTCGGCCCGCTGCCCGGCGAGTTCTTCTACGCGCACGAGGAGACCGACCTGGCCTGGCGCGCCCTGGACGCCGGCTGGACGATCGAGTACCGGTCCGACATGGTGCTCCACCACCCCACGACGGCCCCGTCCCGGCACGCCGTGTACCACCGCATGGTCGCGCGGAACCGGGTGTGGCTGGCGCGCCGCAACCTGCCCGCGCCGCTGGTCCCCGTGTACGTCGGGGTGTGGTTGCTGCTCACCCTCCTGAGGCGCCCGTCGGGGGCCGCGCTGAAGGCGTGGTTCGGAGGCTTCAGGGAGGGCTGGACGACGCCCTGCGGGCCCCGGCGGCCCATGAGGTGGCGCACGGTGTGGCGCCTCACCCGGCTGGGCCGCCCGCCCGTCATCTGA
- a CDS encoding DUF5941 domain-containing protein: MSTAILTGPPVPGSPLEGDLRSLGFEVRTAADPRETAALLAAVPAGERVAVVDPRFVGHRHALRLALTDPRFAAGAAPGALTARPEARPSLARALAALPAGAPGPDGRPATLPDALAAALEADGVAVHRPDFGSLVAAVPVGPQTRKETRDAVAAVDEEAVRLRSAVKSRDGFFTTFFISPYSRHIARWCAHRGLTPNQVTTASLVTALAAAGCAATGTRGGFVAAGLLLLVSFVLDCTDGQLARYSLQYSTLGAWLDATFDRAKEYAYYAGLALGAARGGDDVWALALGAMVLQTCRHVVDFSFNEANHDAVGNTSPTAALSDRLDGVGWTVWARRMIVLPIGERWAMIAVLTAVATPRVVFYALLAGCAFAACYTTAGRVLRSLTRRASRTDRAARALADLADSGALAEAAAKALSPAARPLGGRTPYALAGAAVLLAAACTAPLGGPLVVLAAVLYAVASGAAVARPLKGALDWLVPPVLRAAEYATVLVLAARAGAPGVLPAAFGLVAAVAYHHYDTVYRIRGNAGAPPARLVRALGGHEGRTLLVAVLAALLATGGGDGFALALAALAGAVALVGLAESIRFWVSSGAPAVHDEGEPA; the protein is encoded by the coding sequence CTGTCGACCGCCATCCTCACCGGTCCTCCGGTCCCCGGATCGCCGCTCGAGGGCGATCTGCGGTCGCTGGGCTTCGAGGTCCGCACCGCCGCGGACCCGCGGGAGACCGCCGCGCTGCTCGCCGCCGTACCGGCCGGTGAGCGCGTCGCCGTCGTCGACCCGCGCTTCGTCGGCCACCGGCACGCCCTGCGGCTGGCCCTGACCGACCCCCGCTTCGCCGCGGGCGCGGCCCCGGGCGCGCTCACCGCCCGGCCGGAGGCCCGCCCGTCCCTGGCCCGCGCCCTCGCGGCCCTGCCCGCCGGCGCCCCCGGGCCCGACGGCAGGCCCGCGACGCTCCCCGACGCGCTCGCCGCCGCGCTGGAGGCCGACGGCGTCGCCGTCCACCGGCCCGATTTCGGATCACTGGTCGCCGCCGTACCGGTCGGCCCGCAGACCCGCAAGGAGACCCGCGACGCCGTCGCGGCCGTGGACGAGGAGGCGGTGCGCCTGCGCTCCGCCGTGAAGTCCCGCGACGGGTTCTTCACCACCTTCTTCATCAGCCCCTACTCGCGCCACATCGCCCGCTGGTGCGCCCACCGGGGCCTCACCCCGAACCAGGTCACCACCGCCTCGCTGGTCACCGCGCTGGCCGCGGCCGGCTGCGCGGCCACCGGCACCCGCGGCGGCTTCGTCGCGGCCGGGCTGCTGCTGCTGGTCTCCTTCGTCCTGGACTGCACGGACGGGCAGCTCGCCCGCTACTCCCTGCAGTACTCGACGCTCGGCGCCTGGCTCGACGCCACCTTCGACCGGGCCAAGGAGTACGCGTACTACGCGGGCCTCGCCCTCGGCGCCGCCCGCGGCGGCGACGACGTGTGGGCGCTCGCCCTCGGCGCGATGGTCCTCCAGACCTGCCGGCACGTCGTGGACTTCTCCTTCAACGAGGCCAACCACGACGCCGTGGGCAACACCAGCCCCACCGCCGCCCTCTCCGACCGGCTCGACGGCGTCGGCTGGACGGTCTGGGCGCGGCGCATGATCGTCCTCCCGATCGGCGAGCGCTGGGCCATGATCGCGGTCCTCACCGCCGTCGCCACCCCGCGCGTCGTCTTCTACGCCCTGCTCGCCGGCTGCGCCTTCGCCGCCTGCTACACCACCGCCGGACGCGTCCTGCGCTCCCTCACCCGCAGGGCGAGCCGCACCGACCGCGCCGCCCGGGCCCTCGCGGACCTCGCCGACAGCGGAGCCCTCGCGGAGGCCGCCGCGAAGGCGCTGAGCCCCGCGGCCCGTCCGCTCGGCGGCCGCACCCCCTACGCCCTCGCCGGCGCCGCCGTGCTGCTGGCCGCCGCCTGCACCGCCCCGCTCGGCGGCCCCCTCGTCGTCCTGGCGGCCGTCCTGTACGCCGTGGCCTCCGGCGCCGCGGTGGCCCGCCCCCTGAAGGGGGCCCTCGACTGGCTCGTACCGCCCGTGCTGCGCGCCGCCGAGTACGCCACCGTCCTCGTCCTCGCCGCCCGCGCCGGCGCCCCCGGCGTCCTTCCGGCGGCTTTCGGGCTGGTCGCGGCCGTCGCCTACCATCACTACGACACGGTGTACCGCATCCGCGGCAACGCCGGCGCGCCGCCCGCCCGGCTGGTGCGGGCGCTCGGCGGCCACGAGGGGCGCACCCTGCTGGTGGCCGTCCTCGCCGCCCTCCTGGCGACCGGCGGCGGAGACGGCTTCGCCCTGGCGCTCGCCGCCCTCGCCGGCGCCGTGGCGCTGGTGGGGCTCGCGGAGTCCATCCGCTTCTGGGTGTCCTCCGGAGCACCCGCCGTACACGACGAAGGAGAACCCGCATGA
- the idi gene encoding isopentenyl-diphosphate Delta-isomerase yields the protein MPTTPATAANSSPSGAAPPIMLELVDEDGGTIGTAEKLSAHQAPGRLHRAFSVFLFDGEGRLLLQRRALGKYHSPGVWSNTCCGHPYPGEAPFAAAARRVSEELGVSPSLMAEAGTVRYNHPDPASGLVEQEYNHLFVGRVRDAPRPDPREVEETAFVTAAELAERHASAPFSAWFTTVLDAARPAVKELTGATGGW from the coding sequence ATGCCGACCACACCCGCCACCGCGGCGAACAGTTCGCCGAGCGGAGCCGCTCCGCCGATCATGCTGGAGCTGGTCGACGAGGACGGCGGCACCATCGGCACCGCCGAGAAGCTCTCGGCGCACCAGGCACCCGGCCGGCTGCACCGGGCCTTCTCGGTGTTCCTCTTCGACGGGGAGGGGCGGCTGCTGCTGCAGCGCCGGGCGCTCGGCAAGTACCACTCGCCGGGTGTCTGGTCGAACACCTGCTGCGGGCATCCGTACCCCGGGGAGGCGCCGTTCGCGGCGGCCGCGCGGCGGGTGTCCGAGGAGCTGGGCGTGTCGCCCTCGCTGATGGCCGAGGCGGGGACCGTCCGCTACAACCACCCGGACCCGGCGTCGGGCCTGGTGGAGCAGGAGTACAACCACCTCTTCGTGGGGAGGGTGCGGGACGCGCCGCGGCCGGACCCCCGGGAGGTGGAGGAGACCGCGTTCGTGACGGCGGCGGAGTTGGCCGAGCGGCACGCGTCGGCGCCGTTCTCCGCCTGGTTCACGACCGTCCTCGACGCGGCCCGTCCGGCCGTCAAGGAGCTGACGGGGGCGACGGGCGGCTGGTGA
- a CDS encoding ABC transporter permease translates to MSETTHDRPVAVSVPPSPDDGLTPAELAARYGLSVSGARPGLAEYVRQLWGRRHFILTFSRAKLTAQYSQARLGQLWQVATPLLNAAVYFAIFGLILEAGKGMEKKVYVPFLVTGVFVFMFTQTSVMSGVKSISGNLGLVRALHFPRASLPISLALQQLQQLLYSMLVLFVIAALFGSYPSPAWLLIVPALALQFTFNTGLALVMARLGSKTPDLAQLMPFVMRTWMYASGVMFSIPIMLRDKPAWIAEILMYNPAAIYMDLVRFALIEGYTSDNLPDHVWAAAVLWAVVVGVSGFVFFWKAEERYGRG, encoded by the coding sequence GTGAGTGAGACAACCCACGACCGGCCGGTCGCCGTGAGTGTCCCGCCCTCGCCCGACGACGGCCTGACGCCGGCGGAGCTGGCCGCCAGGTACGGCCTGTCGGTGAGCGGCGCCCGCCCGGGCCTGGCGGAGTACGTACGGCAGCTGTGGGGACGGCGCCACTTCATCCTGACCTTCTCCCGGGCGAAGCTCACGGCCCAGTACAGCCAGGCCAGGCTCGGCCAGCTGTGGCAGGTCGCCACGCCGCTGCTGAACGCCGCGGTGTACTTCGCGATCTTCGGCCTGATCCTGGAGGCCGGCAAGGGCATGGAGAAGAAGGTCTACGTCCCGTTCCTGGTGACGGGCGTCTTCGTGTTCATGTTCACGCAGACCTCCGTCATGTCCGGCGTGAAGTCGATCTCCGGCAACCTGGGCCTGGTGCGGGCGCTGCACTTCCCGCGCGCCTCGCTCCCCATCTCGCTGGCCCTGCAGCAGCTGCAGCAGCTGCTGTACTCGATGCTGGTGCTGTTCGTCATCGCGGCGCTGTTCGGCAGCTACCCGTCGCCCGCCTGGCTGCTGATCGTGCCCGCGCTGGCGCTGCAGTTCACGTTCAACACCGGCCTCGCGCTGGTCATGGCGCGGCTCGGCAGCAAGACCCCGGACCTCGCGCAGCTGATGCCGTTCGTCATGCGGACGTGGATGTACGCGTCGGGCGTGATGTTCTCCATCCCGATCATGCTCCGGGACAAGCCGGCGTGGATCGCCGAGATCCTGATGTACAACCCCGCGGCGATCTACATGGACCTCGTCCGCTTCGCGCTGATCGAGGGCTACACCTCCGACAACCTGCCCGACCACGTCTGGGCGGCCGCGGTGCTGTGGGCGGTCGTCGTCGGCGTCTCCGGGTTCGTGTTCTTCTGGAAGGCTGAGGAGCGGTACGGCCGTGGCTGA
- a CDS encoding enoyl-CoA hydratase-related protein, which produces MEPQLEHRVTDGVATVVISNPAKRNAMTAAMWRALPELLEELAADREVRALVLTGAGDTFCAGADISTLHEPDDRQPSLAVCAEEALAAFPRPTLAAVRGYCVGGGCQLAAACDLRFAEAGARFGVTPAKLGVVYPSSSTRRLVSLVGPATAKYLLFSAELIDDERALRTGLVDEVLPTGELDARVEAFARVLLSRSPLTQAAAKEFAAGLTGRDAHWAREAAGSGDRAEGVAAFLERRRPHFTYRG; this is translated from the coding sequence ATGGAGCCGCAGCTGGAGCACCGCGTCACGGACGGGGTCGCGACCGTCGTCATCAGCAACCCGGCCAAGCGCAACGCCATGACCGCCGCCATGTGGCGGGCCCTGCCGGAGCTGCTGGAGGAGCTGGCCGCCGACCGGGAGGTGCGGGCGCTGGTCCTGACGGGCGCGGGGGACACGTTCTGCGCCGGGGCCGACATCTCGACGCTGCACGAACCGGACGACCGCCAGCCGTCGCTGGCCGTGTGCGCCGAGGAGGCCCTGGCCGCCTTCCCCCGGCCGACGCTCGCCGCCGTGCGCGGCTACTGCGTGGGGGGCGGCTGTCAGCTCGCCGCCGCCTGCGACCTGCGGTTCGCTGAGGCGGGGGCCCGGTTCGGGGTGACCCCCGCGAAGCTGGGCGTCGTCTACCCCTCCTCCTCCACCCGGCGGCTGGTCTCCCTGGTGGGGCCGGCCACCGCGAAGTACCTGCTGTTCTCCGCCGAGCTGATCGACGACGAGCGGGCGCTGCGCACCGGCCTCGTCGACGAGGTGCTGCCGACCGGGGAACTGGACGCACGGGTCGAGGCGTTCGCGCGCGTGCTGCTGTCGCGGTCGCCGCTGACGCAGGCCGCCGCGAAGGAGTTCGCCGCCGGTCTGACCGGACGGGACGCGCACTGGGCGCGGGAGGCGGCCGGGAGCGGCGACCGGGCCGAGGGCGTCGCCGCGTTCCTGGAGCGGCGGCGGCCGCACTTCACCTACCGGGGCTGA
- a CDS encoding CDP-alcohol phosphatidyltransferase family protein, with product MPRPSVAELRPVVHPAGVKDRRSGEHWGGRLYMREISLRVTRYLVTTRVTPNQLTYAMTLAGVLAAPALLVPGVPGALLGALMVQLYLLLDCVDGEVARWKKQFSLSGVYLDRVGAYLCDAAVLVGFGLRAADPWGGGRIDWLWAFLGTLAALGAILIKAETDLVGVARHQGGLPPVKDAAAEPRSSGMALARRAAAALRFHRLVLGIEASLLIVVLAVGDAVRGDLFLSRLGVAVLAGIALLQTLLHLVSVLASSRLR from the coding sequence ATGCCAAGACCATCCGTAGCTGAACTCCGCCCGGTCGTCCACCCGGCCGGGGTCAAGGACCGCCGCAGCGGAGAGCACTGGGGCGGCCGCCTCTACATGCGCGAGATCTCGCTGCGCGTCACCCGGTACCTGGTCACCACCCGGGTCACCCCGAACCAGCTGACGTACGCGATGACCCTCGCGGGCGTCCTCGCAGCCCCGGCCCTCCTCGTCCCGGGCGTCCCCGGGGCGCTCCTGGGCGCGCTGATGGTCCAGCTGTACCTGCTGCTCGACTGCGTCGACGGCGAGGTGGCCCGCTGGAAGAAGCAGTTCTCGCTCTCCGGGGTGTACCTCGACCGGGTCGGCGCCTACCTGTGCGACGCGGCGGTCCTGGTCGGCTTCGGCCTGCGCGCCGCCGACCCGTGGGGCGGCGGCCGGATCGACTGGCTGTGGGCCTTCCTCGGCACCCTGGCCGCCCTCGGCGCGATCCTGATCAAGGCGGAGACCGACCTCGTCGGCGTCGCCCGGCACCAGGGCGGCCTGCCGCCGGTGAAGGACGCCGCGGCAGAGCCGCGCTCGTCCGGGATGGCGCTGGCCCGCCGGGCCGCCGCGGCGCTCAGGTTCCACCGGCTCGTCCTCGGCATCGAGGCGTCGCTGCTCATCGTGGTCCTGGCGGTCGGGGACGCGGTCAGGGGCGACCTGTTCCTCAGCCGCCTCGGCGTCGCCGTCCTCGCCGGCATCGCGCTGCTGCAGACGCTGCTGCACCTGGTGTCCGTCCTCGCGTCGAGCAGGCTGAGGTGA
- a CDS encoding cation diffusion facilitator family transporter yields MGAGHHHGHTHGGPPTGTAGAAHRWRLRVALAITVCVMVVEIVGGVLADSLALIADATHMATDAVGLGMALLAIHMANRPATANRTYGYARAEILAALANCLLLLGAGGYVLLEAVQRFVTPADTRGGLTVVFALVGLAANAVSLSLLVRGQQDSLNVRGAYLEVMADALGSVTVLVAAGVIMTTGWQAADPIASLVIAVMIVPRTVKLLRETLDVLLESAPKDVDMTQVRAHLLALPGVEDVHDLHAWTITSGMPVLSAHVVVEGSVLDGGGQEKMLHDLRECLVGHFDVEHCTFQLEPSGYAVHEAGLCH; encoded by the coding sequence ATGGGGGCTGGGCACCACCACGGGCACACGCACGGAGGGCCGCCGACCGGTACGGCCGGCGCCGCGCACCGGTGGCGACTGCGGGTCGCCCTCGCCATCACGGTCTGCGTGATGGTCGTGGAGATCGTCGGCGGCGTCCTCGCCGACTCGCTCGCCCTGATCGCGGACGCGACGCACATGGCGACCGACGCGGTCGGCCTGGGCATGGCGCTGCTCGCCATCCACATGGCGAACCGCCCGGCCACCGCGAACCGCACGTACGGCTACGCCCGCGCCGAGATCCTGGCGGCGCTGGCGAACTGCCTGCTGCTCCTGGGGGCCGGCGGGTACGTCCTGCTCGAGGCGGTCCAGCGGTTCGTCACACCGGCGGACACGAGGGGCGGGCTCACCGTCGTCTTCGCCCTGGTCGGCCTGGCCGCGAACGCGGTGTCCCTGTCGCTGCTGGTGCGCGGGCAGCAGGACAGCCTCAACGTGCGCGGCGCCTACCTGGAGGTCATGGCGGACGCGCTGGGGTCGGTGACGGTGCTGGTGGCCGCCGGGGTGATCATGACCACGGGGTGGCAGGCGGCGGACCCGATCGCGTCGCTGGTGATCGCCGTGATGATCGTCCCGCGGACGGTGAAGCTGCTCCGGGAGACGCTGGACGTGCTGCTGGAGTCGGCGCCGAAGGACGTGGACATGACACAGGTGCGGGCGCACCTGCTGGCGCTGCCGGGGGTGGAGGACGTCCACGACCTGCACGCCTGGACGATCACCTCGGGGATGCCGGTACTGTCCGCGCACGTGGTCGTGGAGGGGAGCGTGCTCGACGGCGGGGGCCAGGAGAAGATGCTGCACGACCTCCGGGAATGCCTGGTGGGCCACTTCGACGTGGAGCACTGCACCTTCCAGCTGGAGCCGAGCGGATACGCGGTGCACGAAGCGGGCCTGTGCCACTGA
- a CDS encoding iron-containing alcohol dehydrogenase family protein → MPVLTRLIPSPVVVDISRGAMDDLAGILADQRVSASGKLAMAVSDGSGRALRGKLEPLLPDARWYTVEDGTIDSAVRLADAIRGKRYDAVVGVGGGKIIDVTKYAAARVGLPMVAVATNLSHDGICSPIATLDNDNGRGSYGVPSPIAMVVDLDVIRDAPVRYVRSGIGEAISNLSAIADWQLSHRITGESVDGLAAAMARTAGESVLRHPGGVGDDEFLIVLAEALVLTGVAMSVSGDSRPASGACHEISHAFDLLHPTRRASHGEQCGLGAAFAMHLRGARDDAGLFAEVLRRHGLPVLPEEIGFTPDEFAATVAYAPQTRPGRFTILEHLDLSTDQIRDAYADYAKTIRS, encoded by the coding sequence GTGCCTGTACTGACCCGGCTCATCCCCTCGCCGGTCGTCGTCGACATCAGCCGCGGGGCGATGGACGACCTGGCCGGCATCCTCGCCGACCAGCGGGTCTCCGCCTCCGGCAAGCTCGCGATGGCCGTCAGCGACGGCTCCGGCCGCGCCCTGCGGGGGAAGCTGGAGCCGCTGCTGCCCGACGCCCGCTGGTACACGGTCGAGGACGGCACCATCGACTCCGCCGTCCGCCTCGCCGACGCCATCCGCGGCAAGCGGTACGACGCGGTCGTCGGCGTCGGCGGCGGCAAGATCATCGACGTGACGAAGTACGCCGCGGCCCGCGTCGGCCTGCCCATGGTCGCCGTCGCGACGAACCTCTCCCACGACGGCATCTGCTCGCCGATCGCCACCCTCGACAACGACAACGGCCGCGGCTCCTACGGCGTGCCCTCGCCCATCGCCATGGTCGTCGACCTCGACGTGATCCGGGACGCCCCGGTGCGGTACGTGCGCTCCGGCATCGGCGAGGCGATCTCCAACCTCTCCGCCATCGCCGACTGGCAGCTCTCCCACCGGATCACCGGCGAGAGCGTCGACGGCCTCGCCGCGGCCATGGCCCGCACCGCCGGGGAGTCCGTGCTCCGCCACCCCGGCGGCGTCGGCGACGACGAGTTCCTCATCGTGCTGGCCGAGGCACTGGTCCTGACCGGCGTCGCCATGTCGGTCAGCGGGGACAGCCGGCCCGCGTCGGGCGCCTGCCACGAGATCAGCCACGCCTTCGACCTGCTGCACCCGACCCGCCGCGCCTCCCACGGCGAGCAGTGCGGGCTCGGCGCCGCCTTCGCGATGCACCTGCGCGGCGCCCGCGACGACGCCGGCCTCTTCGCCGAGGTCCTGCGCCGGCACGGGCTGCCGGTGCTGCCCGAGGAGATCGGGTTCACCCCGGACGAGTTCGCCGCGACCGTGGCGTACGCGCCGCAGACCCGCCCCGGGCGCTTCACGATCCTGGAGCACCTCGACCTGTCCACCGACCAGATCAGGGACGCGTACGCCGACTATGCCAAGACCATCCGTAGCTGA